TGCAAGGATCATCACAAATCTCCTTGTAGCCACACACTTCTCCCTTTCCGATATATCTTAAGCCCCCGCAGTCTAGTCTATTAAAACCTATCATAGCAATAAATCGTAGAGTTGTCCAAACAAGTCTAGGACTTTATCCCCCCCGGCCTATAGGTTAATGGGGCAAACTGCATATTTGAATGTTCTTCCGATCGCCATTGCTCGGGGATTCCTCTCATCCACGATGACAAGGAAGGAATCCCCGAGCAAAAGCGAGCACTACGTTTCTCCAGAATCATTCAAATACTCCGTTTGCCCTATTAACCTTTGCCTTTAAACCGAAAAGAAGCGGTGCTGGGATTCCCCGGCACCGCTTCTTTTTAGAAGAAGAATTATAAGAGGTCTGCCGCGAGCTGAGCGAGCTTGGAACGCTCGCCTTTTTCGAGAGTGATGTGTCCGCTGATTCCTTCGCTCTTGAAATGCTCGACGATATGCGTGAGCCCGTTGCTCACCGCGTCGAGATAAGGATGGTCGATCTGCTCCGGATCGCCCATCAGAACGATTTTACTGCCCTCTCCCACGCGGGAAACAATGGTTTTGACCTCATGCTTCGTTAAGTTCTGAGCTTCGTCGATAATAATGAACTGTCCCGGTATCGAGCGGCCGCGGATATAAGTAAGCGCTTCGACCTGGATGCTTCCTAGACCCATCAATATTTTATCAATGTCGCCGGATTTCTTGGTATCAAACAGGTACTCCAGATTATCGTAGATCGGCTGCATCCATGGCCGCAGCTTCTCTTCCTTCTCGCCCGGCAGGTAACCGATATCCTTGCCCATCGGTACGACTGGACGGGCAATCAAAAGTTTTTTGTATTTATGCTCATCCTCCACCTTCAAGAGGCCAGCGGCAAGCGCAAGCAGCGTTTTGCCTGTTCCGGCTTTGCCGGTCAGAGTGACAAGCGGGATTTCATCGTTGAGCAGCAGCTCAAGAGCCATGCGCTGCTGAGCGTTACGGGCCGTAATTCCCCAAATCGGATCATTGCTTAAGAACAACGGCTCTAGGCGTACGCCATCCTGGCTGACCTTCAGCAAGGCGGATTTGGAGGTTCCCATCTCATCCCGCAGGATTACAAATTCGTTTGGCTTCAGCCTGGCGATATTCTGCATGCTTTTGACCGTCAGGAACCGGTACGTATAAAATTCATCGATAACAGACGGATGGACAAACAAGGTCTCATAGCCGGCATAAAAATCAGTCGTGGACACGGTCCGGTCCGACAAATAATCCTGGGCTTCGAGGCCCAGCACATCCGCTTTGATCCGGACTAGCACATCTTTGCTTACAAGAACGACAGTGCTGGTTTGTTCATTCTCCAGCTGTTCCAAGTGATAGTTGAGCGCGACAGCAAGAATTCGGTTGTCATTGGTCATTTCTCCGAACATCTCTTGTACGCGCATAAAACTCCGATGATTAAGCTCCACTTTTAACAATCCGCCGTTAGGAAGCGTTATGCCCTCGTGTAGATGCCCTTCCACCCGCATACCATCGAGCAACCGGGATATGGAACGCGCATTGCGCCCTAGTTCGTCTGCCAGCCTCTTCTTGGAGTCGATTTCTTCCAACACCACCGCGGGAATGATGACTTCGTTATCCTCGAAGGCAAAGAGCGATTGCGGATCATGAAGCAGCACATTAGTGTCGAGCACGAATATTTTTTTCATGAGAACCCTCCCGGCGTCGGTCATTCAATAGATAGACATACATAGCCATACTTGGCTGCGGGTACACTACATTCTGATTAGACGATGTGCAACAAGAAAAAAGAGGTGGAACCAACATGTACCGGAAACTTATTGCGGCGATCGCTATTGCGGCAATTACTGCTGGCTGCGGCACCGTCGCTCGAAACGAAACATCACCCTCTCCTCAAAATAATGGCTCTGTTCGCGCACAGCAGACAAGTCCTCAGAAGAAAGAAATTGCGAATCCTGAGCAAGTCTCCAAGCATTTGGAACAGCTGGCCATGGGCATCAAAGGTGTTACGAATGCGCACTGCGTGGTGCTCGGAAACACCGCCGTGGTTGGGATCGATGTCGACAGCAAGCTTGATCGCTCCAGAGTCGGCACAATAAAATATTCCGTCGCTGAAGCTTTCCATAAAGATCCCTACGGCATTGATGCTATCGTAACAGCCGATATGGATTTGTCACAGCGGCTGAACGAAATTGGTGCGGATATCCGCCGCGGCAGGCCGATCAGCGGCTTTGCGGAAGAGATGGCCGACATTATTGGCCGTATCGTACCGCAGATCCCTCGTGAAGTTATGCCGCAGGATCCGGAAGTACAACAACGGGCCAACAATTTACACAAACTTCATTAGCTTGTATACCGCGCCATAAGACACAAAAAGCCTAGTGATCAAATCACTAGGCTTTCCTTACGACAGTATGTCCGTTTGGACAAGCCTGTCATCAGTTTATTCGGTTCCATCCGGATACATGCCGAGACCGGCACACAGATGCAGTCATCAGCCGCAAGGCTCAAGAGGTTTCCCGAGCGCTCGTCACCGCTTCTTCTTTTAAATGTGAATGTCGCGGTTACGGCTTTGGGCATCCGCATGACCTCCTCTAAGAAGGATTTCATATCCGTACACCTATTATAGCGGTAAAAGAACCGCCAGTCTATGGTTATTCAGCCATTTTCGCTTGCAAAGCTGCACGAGCCTCGCTTAGCTTGGCCTCATCCAGATAAACGTACGGACTCTTCCACACGCCCTCTAACGGAATGAATTGAACATCCGAGCTGCTGATGCCGAAATACGTCTTCATCAGGTTCTGGATTTCCTTCGGCGGCATGTCAATTTCCATGTTGTCGCCAACAGCGTCAATTACCTCGCCCATCTTCGTGATTCCGTTTAGCGATTTCATCTTGTCGACGATCTTCGCTACAACTTCGCTCTCGCGCTTGTTGCGGTCGAAATCGCTGGACATGTTTTTGCCGTCATTGGATTTCCGGTAACGGACAAAATCAAGCGCTTGGTCTCCGTTAAGCTTTTGGAAACCCTTCTTCAGATTGATGTTGGTGCCGTCATAATTATCGACGTATTTCATATCCATATCGACGTTCACTTCAATGCCGCCAAGCGCGTCTACAACGTCCTCGAAGCCCTTAAAGTTAACAACCGCCGTATATTTCAGATCTACGCCAAAGTACTTGCCCAGCATATCCCGAATCGCGCGTTTTGCATCCTCCTCTGCCGCTTCTTTGTCCAGCCCTTTCTCGGAACGGGCTTGGCTAAAGAAGGTGGCGTAGTTGGCATTCGCCTTTCGCTCGCCATATCCGTCCAGCATGAGCAAGGAGTCGCGAGGAATCGAAATTACAGTAGCCGATTTGGTATTTGGATTAAAGACGGCAACCATCATGACGTCGGTATTCATTCCGCCGCCCTTGGCCCTTGTGTCGAGGCCAAGCAACACCATCCCAACCGCTTTCTTCTTGACGGATTCTGCAGTCGGAATCTTTACATCATCGTTTGATACGGTGCCAATTTGCTGAATCGCATTGTTCGCCTTGCTAGCCAAAAATCCGAAGTATGCCACGATAATCAAAATAACAGCTAATAATAGCAGTAAAACAACTTTCCATACGCGTCTTTTCTTCGGTTGCTTAGGCGATCTAGGAGCGGTCTTGGCATTTGCTCTCCGGGAAGGCAGTTCAGCCGAGCCTTGCGTCATAGGATCATCACCTTTATGTCAGTTATATTTCGGATTGGACCGGATATCAACGAGAAGCTGCTCGGCAGCTTCCCGCGGATACATTTGCAGCTTTGTGCGTCCGTTGCGCTCATATTTGACATGAACCATCGTCGCATCCGTTGCCGAAATATGCGGATTGGCAACTTCGTGGTCTTCCGACAAAATTTGCGCGAAAAAGTCACGGGTATCCAATGCCGCTCGATCATCCGGCCGGTCTTCGGCTACGATATGAATCTGCAGCCAGTTGAACAAGGCATCATCAAACGTCATTTGCCTGAATCAGCTTCCTTTACGGCGCCGCTCTCGGCCCGGTTATTTTTCCATTTGTCGTAGATCTGCCGGCCGCGAAGCATAAGCATCATAAGCACGGCAATTCCCATACATTGAATAATAGGAAGCTTGTCGACCTGAAGGACCATCAGCACAAACGAGCCGACGGCCATCAGGATATAGACAAGAACTTCTTTCAGGATCGGAAGTTTCTGATTGTTAGCCCTGAACACTTTGTTGAAGATATAAATCGTAAATCCAAGAATAAGCAAATACGATACGGCGTGATGGTCGCTCAACCATTGCTGCATGCCGTGACCCCCTTAGCCTGCCCGGTGATTATACGCCTGCTTGCGCAGTTTTGCGATGTTTTTCAGCACGCTCGCGCTCGCTCTTGTTCAAGATTTTCTTACGCAGACGAATCGACTTCGGCGTAATTTCACAGAACTCATCGTCATTCAAATACTCAAGCGCTTGTTCAAGAGAGAACAGACGTGGAGTTTTGAGTTTAACCGTATCATCTTTACCAGCGGAACGTACGTTAGTCAGTGCCTTCTCTTTACAGATATTTACGATGATGTCGTTATCGCGGGTATGCTCGCCAACGATCATGCCTTCGTAAATTTCGGTGCCTGGCTCAACAAATTGAATACCGCGGTCTTCCACACCCAGCATGCCGTAGAAGGTCGATGTTCCTGTCTCGCTCGATACGAGCACGCCTTGGTGACGTCCGCCAACTCCGGATGCAAGTGGACCGTAGCTGTCGAAAGCATGGTTCATAATGCCGTAGCCGCGCGTCAATGTCAGGAACGAAGTACGGTAGCCAATCAAACCGCGCGCAGGGATAATGAACTCCAGACGAACTTGGCCATTGCCGTTGTTGATCATGTTGACCATTTCTGCCTTACGTGTTCCGAGGCTTTCCATAACGGCGCCCATGCTGTCTTCCGGAACGTCAATCAAAAGACGTTCGTACGGCTCGGATTTAACGCCGTCAACTTCCTTAATAATAACTTCCGGTTTCGACACTTGAATTTCGAATCCTTCACGACGCATATTCTCAATCAGAATTCCAAGGTGAAGTTCACCGCGGCCAGATACGATAAAGGCATCCGGGCTGTCTGTTTCGTCTACGCGAAGCGCTACGTCTGTTTCAAGCTCTTTGAACAAACGCTCACGAATCTTACGGGATGTTACCCATTTACCTTCACGGCCTGCAAATGGGCTGTTGTTAACAAGGAATGTCATCTGCAAAGTAGGCTCATCAATCTTCAATACCGGCAGAGCTTCGGGCTTGGAAGGATCAGCAATCGTCTCACCGATGTTAATGTCCTTAATACCAGCGATAGCAACGATGTCGCCAGCGCCTGCTTCTTCAATCTCGACACGCTTCAGTCCCTGGAAGCCGAACAGCTTCTCGATGCGGGCTTGCTTCACAGCGCCCTCACGGTTGATAACCGCAACGGTTTGTCCTTGACGGACGATACCGCGGTTTACGCGGCCAACTGCGATACGACCCAGGTATTCATTGTAATCAAGCAAAGTAACAAGGAATTGCAGCGGCTCATCAACCGTTTCCGTAGGGTGCGGGATATGGCTTACAATCGTTTCGTACAAAGCCTGCATGTTGTCTTCTTGCTTCTCGGGTTCGGACTCAAGACTTGAAGTACCCATCAGCGCGGAAGCATAAACAACCGGGAATTCAAGTTGATCGTCATTCGCGCCAAGCTCGATGAACAGATCAAGCACTTCATCAATTACTTCCGTAGGGCGGGCATTCGGACGGTCAATCTTATTAACGACAACAATTGGCGTAAGGTTGCTTTCCAATGCTTTCCGCAATACGAATTTTGTTTGCGGCATGCAGCCTTCAAACGCGTCAACAACGAGCAATACGCCGTCAACCATCTTCATAATCCGTTCTACTTCACCGCCAAAGTCCGCGTGCCCAGGTGTATCGACGATATTAATCAGGTAGTCTTTATAAGTAATCGCCGTATTTTTCGCCAGGATGGTAATACCGCGTTCGCGTTCCAGATCATTGGAATCCATTGCGCGCTCCTGTACAGCTTCATGTTCTCTGAATGTACCTGATTGCTGCAGCAGCTTATCAACCAAAGTTGTTTTGCCGTGGTCAACGTGGGCGATAATCGCAATATTCCGGATGTTTTCTCTTGCTTGCATAACTAATAATCCACTCCATTTTGTCTAATTTTCTTTCCTTACACAATACTTCACTTACCGGACACTTACCAGCGGCGCGAGCGGTTTGTGATTACCATCCAGCCACCGGCAATCATCAGGACAAGCGCAACAAGATAAATTCCCCAGCTCCATAACAAGACGAGCAACAGAAAAACAGCTGAAGCAACGGCAAGCGCTATAGACGCCGTAAGCGCAAATCGCGGGCGGGACGAGCCAAATAAAAAATATTCGTATAGACCGATGGCTGCGCCAAGCAGGAACAGCGGCCACAAATATTTCAGTGCATCCCATCCAAAAATGTTACAAACCATAAACAGCAGCGCAGACACGGTTAGTATTCCACCTGGTACAAGCACTGCTGCGGGAAGAAGTCTGCCAAAATAAAAAACATGCAGCAAAATTCCCGGAATGAGGACGAGCAGCGGCCAGAAAATAGCCCCCAAAAAGCTGAATACACCAAGTTTGCCCAGTAAAATAACGACCCCAGCTAGTAACACAATAATTCCAGCGGAATATTTGTTATTAGGCATTTGCGTTCCGCTCCTTACAACGTCTACCCCCATACAGACGTACGACGCCAGTTTTTATCTATCATAGTTTAAAGGAACTGCGATGAAAATACCAGCGGGAACAGAAGGAACATTGCAAAAAAATACCGTTCACCTGTGAACGGTTTGTGAAAATGGGTTTAAGTTCTCCGCTTCAATAAACCAATAATGACGACAAACGGGATGCAGAGCAGCGGTATAGCTTCGGCAGCCGTACGGGAACCGTTGAATAATAGGGCATCCATTCCCGGGTCATGGACAAGCATTCCTCCTGCAGCATATCCAAGCAGTCCGGCACCGATATACACAAGCGGAGGAAATTTGTGTAATAGAGTGCCCAGAATTTGGCTCCCCCAAATGATCATCGGAATACTGAGCGCGATCCCTAGCAGAATAAGCACCGTATCCCCATCCGCTACCGCGGCAATTGCCAGGACATTGTCGAGACTCATAATAAAATCCGCCGCGACGATTGTTCGCACTGCCTGCGACAATGATTTGGATTTCCTGCTGGGCATATGCAGATCGCCCTCGCCCTCCTGTCCGGCGTCCGACAGGAGCTTAGCCGCAATATACAGCAATAGCAAGGAACCAATAGCCTGCAGATAAGGAATCTGAAGCAGGGAGATAGCAGCCAGCGTCAACAGGCATCGCAGCCCGACAGCGGCAAGCGCTCCCCACCATACAGCCCTTTTGCGCTCCTTCGGAGGAAGCTGTTGGCTGGCCATAGCGATTACTACGGCATTATCGCCGCTTAATAACAGGTTGATCAGGACAATTTGAAGAAAAGTCAGCACACTATCCACTTTGCATTCGCCCCCTCTCTTACCACCTGTATGAGAAAAGGACAAGTTTTATGAAGGGATGTCCAAAAAATTTTTGAATCCTCCCCCGTCCTTCATCCGTAGTAAATGAAGTCTTTCGAGACTACCGCAAAATTGTTGGAAGGGAGGGTCACGAATAATGGATGTATTTTCAGTGGATTTTTTGCTGGCTCTGCTCAATATTGTCTTTATCGATCTCATCCTGGCAGGTGACAACGCCATTGTTATCGGTATGGCCGCCCGCAACTTGCCGCAGCATCAGCAGAAGAAAGCCGTCCTGTGGGGTACGGCAGGCGCAATTGGCATCCGAATCATCGCGACCGTCGCTGTTGTACGGCTGCTCGGTTTGCCTTGGCTCCATCTGGCAGGCGGTATCCTGCTTTTATGGATTGCATATAAGCTGCTTGTTCAGGAAGACGATAAGCATGGCGACGTCAAAGCCGGCAACACGCTTTGGCAGTCGATTCAGACCATCATTATCGCCGATGCGGCTATGGGAATCGATAACGTCATCGCGGTTGCAGGCGCTTCGCACGGCAACACGGTGCTTGTCATTTTGGGCCTGCTGATCAGTGTACCGGTTATCGTCTGGGGCTCAACGCTCTTCATCAAGCTGATCAACAAATTTACATGGATCATTTATCTGGGCTCCGGTGTACTCGGTTATACAGCGGCCAAGATGATTACCCATGAAAAAGCGTTCGAGGAGTTCTTCAAGGAAAACCCCGCTTTCTATTGGTGTTTCGTCATCCTCATCATTGCGCTGATTATCGCTGCGGGACTTCTTACAAACAACCGCAGAAATCAGGCTGTGCAAGAAAAAAGCAGAGAAACCGTTTAACGGGTTCTCTGCTTTTTCTTTATTTCCTTAGAACCAGCGGTCTTCCCCTGCCGGTTCCTGCTCTGGCTGCGCTTCAGGCGTCAACTCTATGACTTCTGTACGCTCCACGGCCTCAAGCAGCATTTGTACAAGCTCGGGAATATAGGACTCCGCCCGTTCCACAACGTTCAGATTCGGATTCGTGCTTGGCGATTTCGGCAGGAATAACGTACAGCAGTCTTCGTAAGGAAGGATGGAGGTTTCGAAGGTTCCAATCCGCACCGCTTCGTTAATAATTTCCTGCTTGTCCATCATAATAAGCGGCTTCAGCAATGGCAGTACCGTTGCCCGTCCGATAACATTCATGCTTGAGAGCGTCTGGCTGGCCACCTGACCGAGGCTCTCGCCCGTTACGATGCCGCCGGCACCGTTTCTGTCAGCCAGCTGCTCGGTAATGCGAAGCATCGCACGGCGCATCAGCGTAATCATCATGCTATCCTGCTTGGCCTGTACCAGCCTTGTCTGAATATCGGTAAAAGGCACCAGATGGAGCTTCAGCGGCGCTCCTGCATAGTAAGACAGTCTTCTAGCGAGGTCAATGACCTTCTCCTTCGCCTTGTCGCTGGTAAACGGGTAGCTGTGGAAATGCACCGCCTCCAGCTCCAGGCCCTTACGCATGGCCATCCAGCCCGCTACCGGGCTGTCAATACCGCCCGACAGCAGAAGCATCGCTTTGCCGTTGGAGCCGAACGGGAATCCTCCTGCCCCTGGAATTACCGTGTTGTAAATGAAGGTGCCTTCTTCGTAAGTATCAACGCGCAGCTCCACTTCCGGCTTCCGCACGTCTACTTTCAGATCGGCAAAAGCGCGCAGCACATGGGAACCAACAAGATGATTCATTTCCTGTGAAGAATGCTTAAACGGCTTCCAAGCACGCTTTGCGTTTACTTTAAAGGTTGCCGGTTCTTTCTCCAGCCCTGTCATCAATTGCAAAGCCCCA
This region of Paenibacillus sp. JDR-2 genomic DNA includes:
- a CDS encoding PhoH family protein, giving the protein MKKIFVLDTNVLLHDPQSLFAFEDNEVIIPAVVLEEIDSKKRLADELGRNARSISRLLDGMRVEGHLHEGITLPNGGLLKVELNHRSFMRVQEMFGEMTNDNRILAVALNYHLEQLENEQTSTVVLVSKDVLVRIKADVLGLEAQDYLSDRTVSTTDFYAGYETLFVHPSVIDEFYTYRFLTVKSMQNIARLKPNEFVILRDEMGTSKSALLKVSQDGVRLEPLFLSNDPIWGITARNAQQRMALELLLNDEIPLVTLTGKAGTGKTLLALAAGLLKVEDEHKYKKLLIARPVVPMGKDIGYLPGEKEEKLRPWMQPIYDNLEYLFDTKKSGDIDKILMGLGSIQVEALTYIRGRSIPGQFIIIDEAQNLTKHEVKTIVSRVGEGSKIVLMGDPEQIDHPYLDAVSNGLTHIVEHFKSEGISGHITLEKGERSKLAQLAADLL
- a CDS encoding YhcN/YlaJ family sporulation lipoprotein, with the protein product MYRKLIAAIAIAAITAGCGTVARNETSPSPQNNGSVRAQQTSPQKKEIANPEQVSKHLEQLAMGIKGVTNAHCVVLGNTAVVGIDVDSKLDRSRVGTIKYSVAEAFHKDPYGIDAIVTADMDLSQRLNEIGADIRRGRPISGFAEEMADIIGRIVPQIPREVMPQDPEVQQRANNLHKLH
- a CDS encoding LCP family protein, whose translation is MTQGSAELPSRRANAKTAPRSPKQPKKRRVWKVVLLLLLAVILIIVAYFGFLASKANNAIQQIGTVSNDDVKIPTAESVKKKAVGMVLLGLDTRAKGGGMNTDVMMVAVFNPNTKSATVISIPRDSLLMLDGYGERKANANYATFFSQARSEKGLDKEAAEEDAKRAIRDMLGKYFGVDLKYTAVVNFKGFEDVVDALGGIEVNVDMDMKYVDNYDGTNINLKKGFQKLNGDQALDFVRYRKSNDGKNMSSDFDRNKRESEVVAKIVDKMKSLNGITKMGEVIDAVGDNMEIDMPPKEIQNLMKTYFGISSSDVQFIPLEGVWKSPYVYLDEAKLSEARAALQAKMAE
- a CDS encoding YlaH-like family protein — its product is MQQWLSDHHAVSYLLILGFTIYIFNKVFRANNQKLPILKEVLVYILMAVGSFVLMVLQVDKLPIIQCMGIAVLMMLMLRGRQIYDKWKNNRAESGAVKEADSGK
- the typA gene encoding translational GTPase TypA gives rise to the protein MQARENIRNIAIIAHVDHGKTTLVDKLLQQSGTFREHEAVQERAMDSNDLERERGITILAKNTAITYKDYLINIVDTPGHADFGGEVERIMKMVDGVLLVVDAFEGCMPQTKFVLRKALESNLTPIVVVNKIDRPNARPTEVIDEVLDLFIELGANDDQLEFPVVYASALMGTSSLESEPEKQEDNMQALYETIVSHIPHPTETVDEPLQFLVTLLDYNEYLGRIAVGRVNRGIVRQGQTVAVINREGAVKQARIEKLFGFQGLKRVEIEEAGAGDIVAIAGIKDINIGETIADPSKPEALPVLKIDEPTLQMTFLVNNSPFAGREGKWVTSRKIRERLFKELETDVALRVDETDSPDAFIVSGRGELHLGILIENMRREGFEIQVSKPEVIIKEVDGVKSEPYERLLIDVPEDSMGAVMESLGTRKAEMVNMINNGNGQVRLEFIIPARGLIGYRTSFLTLTRGYGIMNHAFDSYGPLASGVGGRHQGVLVSSETGTSTFYGMLGVEDRGIQFVEPGTEIYEGMIVGEHTRDNDIIVNICKEKALTNVRSAGKDDTVKLKTPRLFSLEQALEYLNDDEFCEITPKSIRLRKKILNKSERERAEKHRKTAQAGV
- a CDS encoding TerC family protein codes for the protein MDSVLTFLQIVLINLLLSGDNAVVIAMASQQLPPKERKRAVWWGALAAVGLRCLLTLAAISLLQIPYLQAIGSLLLLYIAAKLLSDAGQEGEGDLHMPSRKSKSLSQAVRTIVAADFIMSLDNVLAIAAVADGDTVLILLGIALSIPMIIWGSQILGTLLHKFPPLVYIGAGLLGYAAGGMLVHDPGMDALLFNGSRTAAEAIPLLCIPFVVIIGLLKRRT
- a CDS encoding TerC family protein, yielding MDVFSVDFLLALLNIVFIDLILAGDNAIVIGMAARNLPQHQQKKAVLWGTAGAIGIRIIATVAVVRLLGLPWLHLAGGILLLWIAYKLLVQEDDKHGDVKAGNTLWQSIQTIIIADAAMGIDNVIAVAGASHGNTVLVILGLLISVPVIVWGSTLFIKLINKFTWIIYLGSGVLGYTAAKMITHEKAFEEFFKENPAFYWCFVILIIALIIAAGLLTNNRRNQAVQEKSRETV
- the thiI gene encoding tRNA uracil 4-sulfurtransferase ThiI, which produces MIYDKVIVRYGDLVMKGRNRNQFEKRMQQQIKLALKSFAALTYAKSFGRMTISLNGESFEPIAERLKDVFGIISFSPVIQVENELEKIQAGALQLMTGLEKEPATFKVNAKRAWKPFKHSSQEMNHLVGSHVLRAFADLKVDVRKPEVELRVDTYEEGTFIYNTVIPGAGGFPFGSNGKAMLLLSGGIDSPVAGWMAMRKGLELEAVHFHSYPFTSDKAKEKVIDLARRLSYYAGAPLKLHLVPFTDIQTRLVQAKQDSMMITLMRRAMLRITEQLADRNGAGGIVTGESLGQVASQTLSSMNVIGRATVLPLLKPLIMMDKQEIINEAVRIGTFETSILPYEDCCTLFLPKSPSTNPNLNVVERAESYIPELVQMLLEAVERTEVIELTPEAQPEQEPAGEDRWF